From a region of the Danaus plexippus chromosome 22 unlocalized genomic scaffold, MEX_DaPlex mxdp_27, whole genome shotgun sequence genome:
- the LOC116773384 gene encoding uncharacterized protein LOC116773384 isoform X2, whose amino-acid sequence MAFSDLCQISNAFKAVENEVDQSDRIMEENSLVRDLIAKILDETEGNSCVPSPDKPTSSLPTNISQFPKNDNGTYLETPYNYNNNLYNFNQNDNGLYNIQNGFNSNGFVNYSDNEVNSLLGVDPITDTDAVTPEQLNLLRLAAQEIGGAQFTSPNKYDEKFYNFFEPNQRNSLPDSNVFSNNYNRPNSLSLDLNYNTNYDTPFNAQRFPSNGFLKDQPDSTSDLLTYLNQMSISGDRPRDDILLNDFKMPDGNSSFQSDEYKMQDDRNKMFYNNRNFQTPNKNFNSDFFLNDVVPMPDRNMNRNYDFSNQSVSGMGFKPNGFHPQNEFVQRREVSQMLPRESYQGNGNGERVNFDVGRENAQQNLLRQQEIARQMNIIMRNRPPPNPLNVDVSFIHEPPFNLGIGTLLGPSPPVAPPVLQSPLLDMPLLAPFYAMRNIRNTAPSSSILHARLDACYEQWRQLERERKRTEARLALAYPGRAVSSSNSIPVPRLPPCPTRVDRLTVDMLREHTKVLTLMGKMETLRASVCVAQNKRPNKPDENKITVLKRGQDNVTDKEDNFDPATWRDDVRNLSEIAPHSEVESAMLAWRNAVAAVQAARRREVNIAHLRYPRNDRDRDPILQLSDAVKQLCVCARRARCAMWCDLTLTVALAPHSALQSEHSPTIPAPSTSSPKQSSQEIPTTSASSKPVTNEQR is encoded by the exons tcgGACCGTATCATGGAAGAAAACTCGTTGGTACGGGATCTCATCGCCAAGATCTTGGACGAGACGGAGGGGAATAG CTGTGTTCCCTCACCAGATAAACCTACCAGCAGCTTACCAACAAATATAAGTCAGTTTCCAAAAAATGATAATGGAACATATCTAGAAACACCCTACAACTACAACAACAATCTCTATAACTTCAATCAGAACGATAATGGTCTTTACAATATCCAGAACGGCTTTAATTCCAACGGTTTTGTCAATTATTCCGACAACGAGGTAAATTCTCTGCTAGGAGTAGACCCGATAACGGATACTGATGCCGTTACTCCCGAGCAGTTGAACCTGCTACGGCTGGCTGCCCAGGAAATCGGTGGGGCGCAATTCACCAGCCCAAATAAATATGACgagaaattttacaatttcttcGAGCCAAACCAAAGAAATTCGCTTCCAGACTCAAACGTATTCTCAAATAATTACAACAGACCCAACAGTCTGAGTCTCGATTTGAATTACAACACTAATTACGACACACCTTTCAACGCTCAGAGGTTCCCTAGCAACGGTTTCCTCAAAGACCAACCGGATTCCACCTCAGATTTGCTAACTTACCTCAATCAGATGAGTATATCCGGCGACAGACCGAGGGACGACATATTGCTCAACGATTTCAAAATGCCCGACGGAAACAGTTCGTTCCAAAGCGACGAATACAAAATGCAAGATGATAGGAACAAAATGTTCTACAACAACAGGAACTTCCAAACACCGAATAAGAATTTCAATAGCGATTTCTTCCTGAACGACGTCGTGCCCATGCCGGATAGAAATATGAATCGGAACTACGATTTCTCGAACCAATCTGTCTCTGGTATGGGCTTCAAGCCGAACGGGTTCCATCCGCAGAACGAGTTCGTCCAAAGGCGAGAAGTCAGTCAAATGCTGCCGCGCGAGAGTTACCAGGGTAATGGTAACGGTGAAAGGGTTAATTTCGATGTTGGTAGAGAGAACGCCCAACAGAATCTATTGAGGCAGCAGGAAATAGCGAGACAAATGAATATCATCATGAGGAACCGCCCACCGCCGAACCCTTTGAACGTGGACGTGTCTTTCATACACGAACCACCGTTTAATCTTG GTATCGGAACGCTCCTCGGACCGTCACCGCCCGTCGCCCCTCCAGTATTACAATCCCCTCTCCTGGACATGCCGTTACTGGCGCCATTCTACGCCATGAGAAACATCAG GAACACAGCACCGTCCTCGAGTATACTTCACGCTAGACTGGACGCGTGTTACGAGCAATGGCGGCAGTTGGAGAGGGAGCGGAAACGGACGGAAGCCCGTCTGGCGTTGGCGTATCCTGGGCGGGCGGTTTCCTCGTCTAACTCAATACCAGTCCCACGCCTGCCGCCCTGCCCTACGCGCGTCGATAGACTCACCGTGGACATGCTGCGAGAGCATACTAAG GTGTTAACACTGATGGGCAAAATGGAGACTCTTCGTGCTAGTGTCTGTGTTGCGCAGAACAAACGACCAAATAAACCGGACGAAAATAAGATAACTGTGTTGAAGAGGGGTCAGGATAACGTTACGGATAAAGAGGACAACTTCGATCCGGCCACATGGCGGGATGATGTACGGAATCTGTCGGAAAT TGCACCCCATAGTGAAGTTGAAAGCGCAATGCTAGCGTGGCGTAACGCCGTAGCGGCTGTCCAAGCGGCGAGGCGCAGAGAGGTGAACATAGCACACCTCAGATACCCCAGGAACGACAGGGACCGCGATC CTATTCTCCAACTATCTGATGCCGTGAAGCAGTTGTGTGTGTGCGCAAGACGAGCTCGCTGTGCTATGTGGTGTGACCTCACACTCACTGTGGCTTTGGCACCCCACTCTGCACTA cAAAGTGAACATTCTCCTACCATACCAGCACCTTCAACATCGTCACCTAAGCAATCATCACAGGAGATTCCAACAACATCCGCCTCAAGTAAACCAGTTACTAATGAACAGA GATAA